The Fusobacterium sp. SYSU M8D902 genome has a segment encoding these proteins:
- the fusA gene encoding elongation factor G: MARKVSLDMTRNVGIMAHIDAGKTTTTERILFYTGVEHKLGEVHEGGATMDWMEQEQERGITITSAATTCFWREHRINIIDTPGHVDFTVEVERSLRVLDGAVAVFSAVDGVQPQSETVWRQADKYRVPRIAFFNKMDRIGADFSMCVNDIKEKLGANPVPIQLPIGAEDNFEGVIDLIKMQEVVWPVDSDNGQNYEIKEIRAELLEKAEELRQHMLESIVETSDELMEKFFGGEEISEDEIRVALRKATIDNVIVPVTCGTAFKNKGVQALLNAIVDYMPAPTDVAMVKGTDMKDPTIEIDREMSDEAPFAALAFKVMTDPFVGKLTFFRVYSGIVEKGSYVLNSTKGKKERMGRILQMHANKREEIDAVYCGDIAAAVGLKETTTGDTLCAEDAPIVLEKMEFPEPVISVAVEPKTKADQEKMGIALSKLAEEDPTFKVKTDEETGQTIISGMGELHLEIIVDRMKREFKVESTVGKPQVAYRETILGTTDQEVKYAKQSGGRGQYGHVKIILEPNPGKEFEFVNKITGGVIPREYIPAVEKGCKEALESGVVAGYPVVDVKVTLYDGSYHEVDSSEMAFKVAGSMAVKQAAAKSNPIILEPVFKVEVTTPEEYMGDIIGDLNSRRGMISGMIDRNGAKIISAKVPLSEMFGYATDLRSKSQGRANYAMEFAEYTQVPASIQKAIQEQRGK, encoded by the coding sequence ATGGCTAGGAAAGTTTCATTAGATATGACTAGAAACGTTGGAATCATGGCTCATATCGACGCAGGAAAAACTACTACTACTGAAAGAATCCTATTCTATACAGGAGTAGAGCACAAACTTGGAGAGGTTCACGAAGGTGGAGCTACAATGGACTGGATGGAGCAAGAGCAAGAAAGAGGTATAACAATTACTTCAGCTGCTACAACTTGTTTCTGGAGAGAGCATAGAATAAATATAATAGACACACCAGGACACGTGGACTTTACAGTAGAGGTTGAAAGATCTCTAAGAGTTCTAGACGGTGCTGTTGCAGTATTCTCAGCAGTTGATGGAGTACAACCTCAATCAGAAACTGTTTGGAGACAAGCTGACAAATATAGAGTACCAAGAATCGCATTTTTCAACAAAATGGATAGAATTGGTGCTGACTTCAGCATGTGTGTAAACGATATTAAAGAAAAATTAGGTGCAAACCCTGTACCTATTCAATTACCAATCGGAGCAGAAGATAACTTCGAGGGAGTAATCGACTTAATAAAAATGCAAGAAGTAGTATGGCCAGTTGACTCAGACAACGGACAAAACTATGAAATAAAAGAGATCAGAGCTGAATTATTAGAGAAAGCTGAAGAGTTAAGACAACACATGTTAGAGTCAATAGTTGAAACTAGCGATGAGTTAATGGAAAAATTCTTTGGTGGAGAAGAGATCAGCGAAGATGAGATCAGAGTTGCTTTAAGAAAAGCTACAATAGACAACGTAATCGTTCCAGTAACTTGTGGAACTGCGTTCAAAAACAAAGGAGTTCAAGCACTATTAAACGCTATAGTTGATTATATGCCAGCTCCTACAGACGTTGCAATGGTAAAAGGAACTGATATGAAAGATCCTACTATCGAAATAGATAGAGAGATGTCAGATGAGGCTCCATTTGCAGCATTAGCATTCAAAGTAATGACTGACCCATTTGTTGGAAAATTAACATTCTTCAGAGTTTACTCTGGAATAGTAGAGAAAGGATCATATGTTCTAAACTCTACAAAAGGTAAAAAAGAGAGAATGGGAAGAATTCTTCAAATGCACGCTAATAAAAGAGAAGAGATCGACGCAGTTTACTGTGGAGATATCGCAGCAGCAGTAGGATTAAAAGAGACTACTACTGGAGATACTCTTTGTGCTGAAGATGCACCAATCGTTCTTGAGAAAATGGAATTCCCAGAGCCAGTTATCTCTGTTGCAGTTGAGCCAAAAACAAAAGCTGACCAAGAGAAAATGGGAATCGCTTTATCAAAACTAGCTGAGGAAGACCCTACTTTCAAAGTTAAGACAGATGAAGAAACAGGACAAACAATAATTTCAGGAATGGGAGAACTTCACCTTGAAATTATCGTAGATAGAATGAAGAGAGAATTCAAAGTTGAATCTACAGTTGGAAAACCTCAAGTTGCTTACAGAGAAACTATACTTGGAACAACTGACCAAGAAGTTAAATATGCTAAGCAATCAGGAGGAAGAGGACAATACGGACACGTTAAAATTATCCTTGAGCCAAATCCTGGAAAAGAGTTTGAATTTGTTAACAAAATCACTGGAGGAGTTATTCCTAGAGAATATATTCCAGCAGTAGAAAAAGGATGTAAAGAAGCTCTAGAAAGTGGAGTTGTAGCTGGATATCCTGTAGTTGACGTAAAAGTAACTCTTTATGATGGATCTTACCACGAAGTTGACTCATCAGAGATGGCGTTTAAAGTAGCAGGATCAATGGCTGTTAAACAAGCTGCTGCTAAATCTAACCCAATAATCCTTGAGCCAGTATTCAAAGTAGAAGTAACTACTCCAGAAGAGTACATGGGAGATATCATAGGAGACTTAAACTCTAGAAGAGGAATGATCAGTGGAATGATCGATAGAAACGGAGCTAAAATAATTTCTGCTAAAGTACCTTTATCAGAGATGTTTGGATATGCAACTGACTTAAGATCTAAATCTCAAGGAAGAGCAAACTATGCAATGGAATTTGCTGAGTATACACAAGTACCAGCTTCTATCCAAAAAGCTATTCAAGAACAAAGAGGAAAATAA
- the rpsG gene encoding 30S ribosomal protein S7 codes for MSRRRAAVKRDVLPDSRYSDKVVTKVINSIMLDGKKAIAEGIFYSAMDLIKEKTGQEGYDVFKQALENIKPQIEVRSRRIGGATYQVPVEVKADRQQTLAIRWLTLYTRQRKEYGMIEKLAAELIAAANNEGATIKKKEDTYKMAEANRAFAHYKI; via the coding sequence ATGTCAAGAAGAAGAGCAGCAGTAAAAAGAGATGTACTACCTGATTCTAGATATTCTGATAAGGTGGTAACTAAAGTTATCAACTCAATAATGTTAGATGGTAAAAAAGCAATAGCAGAAGGAATATTCTATTCAGCTATGGATTTAATAAAAGAGAAAACTGGTCAAGAGGGGTACGATGTATTTAAACAAGCTTTAGAAAACATCAAACCACAAATCGAAGTTAGATCAAGAAGAATCGGAGGAGCTACTTACCAAGTTCCAGTAGAAGTTAAAGCAGATAGACAACAAACTTTAGCTATCAGATGGTTAACTCTTTATACAAGACAAAGAAAAGAGTATGGTATGATCGAGAAGTTAGCAGCAGAATTAATCGCAGCAGCTAACAACGAGGGAGCTACTATTAAGAAGAAAGAAGATACATATAAAATGGCAGAAGCTAACAGAGCTTTCGCACACTATAAAATCTAA
- the rpsL gene encoding 30S ribosomal protein S12, translated as MPTLSQLVKNGRDTLSEKKKSPALQGNPQRRGVCVRVYTTTPKKPNSALRKVARVKLTNGIEVTCYIPGEGHNLQEHSIVLVRGGRTKDLPGVRYKVIRGALDTAGVAKRKQSRSKYGAKKA; from the coding sequence ATGCCTACTTTAAGTCAATTAGTAAAAAATGGTAGAGATACTCTATCTGAAAAGAAAAAATCACCAGCATTACAAGGAAACCCACAAAGAAGAGGAGTTTGTGTAAGAGTTTATACTACTACACCTAAGAAACCTAACTCAGCTTTAAGAAAGGTTGCCAGAGTAAAATTAACTAATGGAATCGAAGTTACTTGTTACATTCCTGGAGAGGGACACAACTTACAAGAGCACTCAATCGTACTTGTAAGAGGAGGAAGAACAAAAGACTTACCAGGGGTTAGATATAAAGTTATAAGAGGAGCTTTAGATACAGCTGGAGTTGCTAAGAGAAAACAATCAAGATCTAAATATGGAGCTAAAAAAGCGTAA
- the gpmI gene encoding 2,3-bisphosphoglycerate-independent phosphoglycerate mutase: MKKPVMLMILDGWGINKHPEQKNAIVAANPENFYNLMKEYPHSELQASGEAVGLPEGQMGNSEVGHLNIGSGRVIYQPLVEISKDIREGTIYNNPVLKEAFEYAVKNGKTVHFGGLLSNGGVHSHIEHLYGLLAMAKKYGVKAYVHAFLDGRDTAPKSAEGFIKELEAKMSEIGEGKIATLSGRYYAMDRDKNWDRVKLAYDAIVLGEGNKAESAVQAIETSYAEGKTDEFVAPTVVDPQGLVKKGDVFINFNFRPDRAREITRALNDKDFTGFEREYMDIKYYCMRQYDATIDAPVIYGEKEITNTFGEILSKAGLKQLRTAETEKYAHVTFFFNGGKEEQFVGEDRKLVASPKVATYDLQPEMSACGVTEGLMEALDSGEYDVIVVNYANPDMVGHTGVFDAAVAAVKKIDRCVGKVSKKVLELGGTLLITADHGNVELMEDPETHIPFTAHTTNNVPFILVSDKYKNCKLEDGKLCDIAPTMLEILGLAKPEEMNGKSLLVK, from the coding sequence ATGAAAAAACCAGTAATGTTAATGATACTAGATGGTTGGGGAATAAATAAGCACCCAGAGCAAAAAAATGCTATAGTTGCTGCTAACCCTGAGAATTTCTATAATTTAATGAAAGAGTATCCTCATTCAGAATTACAAGCTTCTGGAGAGGCAGTAGGACTACCTGAAGGACAGATGGGTAACTCAGAAGTTGGACACTTAAACATAGGATCAGGAAGAGTAATATATCAACCATTAGTAGAGATTTCAAAAGATATAAGAGAGGGAACAATATATAATAACCCTGTTTTAAAAGAGGCTTTTGAATATGCAGTAAAAAATGGTAAAACAGTTCATTTTGGTGGATTGTTATCAAATGGTGGAGTACACTCTCACATAGAGCATCTATATGGACTTTTAGCTATGGCTAAAAAATATGGAGTAAAAGCATATGTACATGCATTTTTAGATGGAAGAGATACTGCTCCAAAATCTGCAGAAGGATTTATAAAAGAGTTAGAAGCAAAAATGTCAGAGATTGGAGAGGGGAAAATAGCTACTCTTTCAGGAAGATATTATGCTATGGATAGAGATAAAAACTGGGATAGAGTAAAACTTGCTTATGATGCAATAGTATTAGGAGAGGGAAATAAAGCTGAATCTGCTGTACAAGCTATAGAGACATCATATGCTGAAGGAAAAACTGATGAGTTTGTTGCTCCAACAGTAGTAGATCCTCAAGGATTAGTTAAAAAAGGAGATGTGTTTATAAACTTCAACTTTAGACCAGACAGAGCTAGAGAGATAACAAGAGCATTGAATGATAAAGATTTTACTGGATTTGAGAGAGAGTATATGGATATAAAATACTACTGTATGCGTCAATATGATGCTACAATAGATGCTCCAGTAATATATGGAGAAAAGGAGATAACTAATACTTTTGGTGAAATCTTATCAAAGGCTGGATTAAAACAATTAAGAACTGCTGAAACTGAAAAATATGCTCACGTAACTTTCTTCTTCAACGGTGGAAAAGAGGAGCAATTTGTAGGTGAGGATAGAAAATTAGTGGCTTCTCCAAAGGTAGCAACTTATGATCTACAACCTGAGATGTCAGCTTGTGGAGTAACAGAGGGACTTATGGAAGCTCTAGATTCTGGAGAGTATGATGTAATAGTAGTTAACTATGCTAACCCAGATATGGTAGGACATACAGGAGTATTTGATGCTGCTGTTGCCGCTGTAAAGAAAATAGATAGATGTGTAGGAAAAGTATCTAAAAAAGTTTTAGAGCTTGGAGGAACACTATTAATTACAGCTGACCATGGAAATGTAGAGTTAATGGAAGATCCAGAAACACACATTCCATTTACAGCTCACACAACAAACAATGTACCATTTATTTTAGTTTCTGATAAATATAAAAACTGTAAATTAGAAGATGGAAAACTATGTGATATAGCTCCAACTATGTTAGAGATACTTGGACTAGCTAAACCAGAAGAGATGAATGGAAAATCTTTATTAGTAAAATAG
- the tpiA gene encoding triose-phosphate isomerase — MRTNVIAGNWKMNKTNAEAVEMLTELKGLVKDVEGVKVVIGAPFTALSDAVKAVEGSNVEIAAENVYPKSSGAYTGEVSPLMLKAIGVKYVILGHSERREYFCESNEFINEKVKAVLAAGMTPILCIGEKLEDREAGRTAQVNETQIREGLKDITAEEAKNIIVAYEPVWAIGTGKTATPEMAQETHKEIREVLRSMFGAVADEMVIQYGGSMKPENAVELLAQADIDGGLIGGASLEAASFAKIVLAAK; from the coding sequence ATGAGAACAAATGTAATCGCTGGAAACTGGAAAATGAATAAAACAAATGCAGAAGCAGTAGAGATGCTTACTGAATTAAAAGGATTAGTAAAAGATGTAGAGGGAGTAAAAGTAGTAATCGGAGCTCCATTTACAGCTCTATCAGATGCTGTAAAAGCTGTTGAAGGAAGTAATGTTGAGATAGCAGCAGAAAACGTATATCCTAAATCATCAGGAGCTTATACTGGAGAGGTTTCACCTTTAATGTTAAAAGCAATAGGTGTAAAATATGTAATATTAGGACACTCAGAGAGAAGAGAGTACTTTTGTGAATCAAATGAATTTATAAATGAAAAGGTAAAAGCTGTACTTGCTGCAGGAATGACACCTATCCTATGTATAGGAGAGAAATTAGAAGATAGAGAAGCTGGAAGAACAGCACAAGTAAATGAAACTCAAATCAGAGAGGGATTAAAAGATATAACTGCTGAAGAAGCTAAAAATATAATCGTAGCTTATGAGCCAGTTTGGGCAATAGGAACAGGAAAAACTGCTACTCCAGAGATGGCACAAGAGACTCATAAAGAGATAAGAGAAGTATTAAGATCTATGTTTGGTGCAGTTGCAGATGAGATGGTAATTCAATATGGTGGATCAATGAAACCTGAAAATGCAGTAGAATTATTAGCTCAAGCAGATATTGATGGTGGATTAATAGGAGGAGCTTCTTTAGAGGCAGCTTCATTTGCTAAGATAGTTTTAGCTGCTAAATAG
- a CDS encoding chemotaxis protein, protein MELYVDNKKMELKQKRFKSFGRMVSEINKQLTLDNKVPYKFYVNGEKLRDNTIINLKDLKLVEVITKTEGEMLLDSIMRAKEQIDLFFEVFDEDDSDKKVAIEISEIEIIERGIFLRWFYNLLLLMKSSGDLDFVYSDFDDYINDFEQEMQEAEKAYDAQDYETFVEMLEFSIGDLLKDFYENAENYYMDIIDEQNRKRLPN, encoded by the coding sequence ATGGAGTTATATGTAGACAATAAAAAAATGGAGCTAAAACAGAAACGGTTTAAAAGTTTTGGTAGAATGGTAAGTGAGATAAATAAACAGTTAACATTAGACAATAAGGTTCCATATAAATTCTATGTGAATGGAGAAAAATTAAGAGATAATACAATTATAAATCTAAAGGATTTAAAATTGGTAGAGGTAATAACAAAGACAGAGGGAGAGATGCTACTAGACTCAATAATGAGAGCTAAAGAGCAGATAGATCTATTTTTTGAAGTATTTGACGAAGATGATTCTGATAAAAAAGTAGCAATAGAGATCAGTGAGATAGAGATAATTGAGAGAGGAATATTTTTAAGATGGTTCTATAATTTACTGTTACTTATGAAGTCAAGTGGAGATTTGGACTTTGTGTACAGTGATTTTGATGATTATATAAATGATTTTGAACAGGAGATGCAGGAAGCTGAGAAAGCTTATGATGCTCAAGACTATGAAACTTTTGTTGAGATGTTGGAATTTTCTATCGGAGATCTGTTAAAGGATTTTTATGAAAATGCCGAAAATTACTATATGGATATTATAGATGAGCAAAATCGTAAAAGATTGCCCAATTAA
- a CDS encoding phosphoribosyltransferase family protein yields MIRKKFVQSIKELIFSQRCPICLRSNSDSHYICFECYRDLKRKGSLKNIENYYYLYYYDESIKRLIADFKLKNRKSLGKEIALLMKKPLNSLIGEKNVDIVLPVPISKARERERGFNQVEELLEECEISYEKVYREKNTEHMYKFLNEEKRKENIYKAFQNKGLDLNGKTILIVDDIVTTGSTIKEMIKELTKKSTPKQIYIFSFAVSKIFKP; encoded by the coding sequence TCTCAGAGATGTCCAATTTGCTTAAGATCAAATAGTGATTCTCACTACATCTGTTTTGAGTGTTATAGAGATTTGAAGAGAAAAGGTAGTCTAAAGAATATAGAAAACTATTACTACCTTTACTATTATGATGAGAGCATAAAGAGATTAATAGCTGATTTTAAGTTGAAAAATAGAAAAAGTTTGGGAAAAGAGATAGCACTTTTAATGAAAAAACCACTGAACTCTCTTATAGGTGAAAAAAATGTAGATATTGTCTTACCAGTACCAATAAGTAAGGCAAGAGAGAGGGAGAGAGGCTTTAATCAGGTTGAAGAGTTATTAGAAGAGTGTGAGATCTCATATGAAAAGGTGTATAGAGAGAAAAATACTGAACATATGTATAAGTTTTTAAATGAAGAAAAGAGAAAAGAAAATATATATAAAGCATTTCAAAATAAGGGATTAGATTTGAATGGGAAAACTATACTGATAGTAGATGATATTGTAACTACTGGAAGTACAATTAAAGAGATGATAAAAGAGTTAACTAAGAAGAGTACTCCAAAACAGATATATATTTTTTCTTTTGCAGTTTCAAAAATTTTTAAACCATAG